Proteins encoded in a region of the Coffea eugenioides isolate CCC68of chromosome 4, Ceug_1.0, whole genome shotgun sequence genome:
- the LOC113767355 gene encoding L-type lectin-domain containing receptor kinase S.1 gives MTKMLPLQPTPLFLTILIFTHQAICPSIYALDFLYNSFSPTAVPLLNLTDDARLVPPVIRLTNDSNQFSLGRAFYPTRIPFNFTKTPNSTISTSFSTQFIFSILPEISTSPGFGLAFVLSGSTSPPNALAGQYFGLFSTALNAPPGPLIVVEFDTGRNTEFNDRDDNHVGIDLNSIESRVSQPAGYFDRNGGFVPFRMRNGENIRAWIEFDGPKNEINVTLAPVGVPRPVRPLINFRDPVIADYLSDEMFVGFSASKTTWVEAQRVLAWSFSDTGVARDVNTTNLPVFLLENASSRLSGGAIAGIVIACVVVLGVGLGGFYRFCWKRSREDDDEIEDWELEYWPHRFSYLELHQATDGFAKDEFLGSGGFGKVYKGNLENNVEVAVKSVNHDSKQGLKEFMAEISSMGRLQHKNLVSMRGWCRKGNVLMLVYDYMPNGSLNKWIFDNPKTLMGWEGRRRVLADVAEGLNYLHHGWEQVVIHRDIKASNVLLDSEMRGRLGDFGLAKLYAHGEAPNTTRVVGTFGYLAPEVVTMASPTAASDVYSFGVVVLEVACGRKPIDTSVETEDEEVLLDWVRKKYAEGKLVEAADKRITGQFEVEEMEAVLKIGLTCCHPDPLRRPNMKEVVAVLLGENVATTPKALLSELTTKKIDIDDGYGDEGKLKGIAITS, from the coding sequence ATGACCAAAATGCTCCCACTACAGCCAACACCACTATTTCTCACCATCCTCATCTTCACTCACCAGGCAATCTGTCCTTCCATTTATGCCCTTGACTTTCTCTACAATTCCTTTTCACCCACAGCCGTCCCCCTCCTCAACCTCACCGACGACGCCCGCCTCGTACCACCGGTCATCCGCCTCACCAATGACTCCAACCAGTTCTCCCTCGGCCGCGCCTTTTATCCTACTCGCATCCCTTTCAACTTTACCAAAACGCCCAACTCCACCATTTCCACCTCATTCTCCACCCAGTTCATCTTCTCCATCCTCCCGGAAATCTCCACCAGCCCGGGATTCGGGCTGGCCTTCGTTCTTTCCGGTTCAACTTCTCCGCCCAACGCGCTTGCGGGGCAGTATTTTGGGCTTTTCTCTACTGCCCTCAACGCCCCACCTGGTCCTCTGATCGTTGTAGAATTTGATACTGGGAGGAACACGGAGTTCAACGATCGAGATGATAATCACGTGGGGATTGATCTGAATAGTATCGAGTCGAGAGTGTCTCAACCTGCTGGATATTTTGATAGGAATGGAGgttttgttccttttcgtatGCGAAATGGGGAGAATATCAGGGCCTGGATTGAGTTTGATGGACCAAAGAATGAGATAAATGTGACTCTAGCCCCGGTTGGGGTGCCACGACCGGTCAGGCCTTTGATTAATTTCAGGGATCCTGTGATTGCAGACTACCTGTCTGATGAAATGTTTGTTGGGTTTTCGGCATCCAAGACTACTTGGGTTGAGGCGCAGAGGGTTTTAGCTTGGAGTTTTAGTGATACTGGAGTAGCGAGGGATGTTAACACGACGAATTTGCCTGTTTTTCTGTTGGAGAATGCATCGTCTAGGTTGTCTGGCGGAGCTATTGCAGGGATTGTGATTGCTTGTGTGGTGGTTTTGGGAGTTGGGTTGGGTGGATTTTATAGGTTTTGTTGGAAAAGGAGCAGGGAAGATGATGATGAGATTGAGGATTGGGAGCTTGAGTATTGGCCTCATAGATTTTCATACCTGGAATTACACCAGGCAACTGATGGATTTGCCAAGGATGAGTTTCTTGGATCAGGCGGGTTTGGGAAAGTGTATAAGGGAAACCTGGAGAATAACGTGGAAGTCGCGGTGAAATCTGTGAACCATGACTCTAAACAAGGGTTGAAAGAGTTCATGGCTGAGATTTCGAGTATGGGAAGGCTTCAGCACAAGAATTTAGTGTCAATGAGAGGGTGGTGTAGGAAGGGGAATGTGTTGATGCTAGTGTATGATTATATGCCTAATGGGAGTTTGAATAAGTGGATATTTGATAACCCGAAGACGCTAATGGGATGGGAAGGGAGGAGGAGGGTTTTGGCTGATGTTGCTGAGGGGTTAAATTATTTGCATCATGGTTGGGAACAGGTGGTAATTCACAGAGACATTAAGGCAAGCAATGTTTTGTTGGATAGTGAAATGAGAGGTAGATTGGGCGATTTTGGGTTAGCAAAGTTGTATGCACATGGTGAAGCGCCTAATACAACTCGTGTGGTCGGTACCTTTGGGTACTTGGCACCTGAGGTAGTTACGATGGCTTCACCAACTGCAGCTAGTGACGTTTATAGCTTTGGGGTGGTAGTGCTGGAGGTGGCATGTGGGCGGAAGCCAATAGATACATCTGTGGAGACAGAGGATGAAGAAGTTTTACTTGATTGGGTGAGGAAAAAGTATGCAGAAGGAAAATTAGTTGAGGCTGCTGATAAGAGAATTACGGGGCAGTTTGAGGTGGAAGAAATGGAGGCAGTGTTGAAAATTGGACTAACTTGTTGTCACCCTGATCCGCTTCGTAGGCCTaacatgaaagaggtggtaGCAGTATTGCTTGGTGAGAATGTCGCTACCACACCAAAGGCTTTGTTATCTGAGTTAACAACCAAAAAAATTGATATTGATGATGGTTATGGTGATGAAGGAAAATTAAAAGGCATTGCCATAACAAGTTAA
- the LOC113768547 gene encoding ferric reduction oxidase 8, mitochondrial, whose translation MAKASLLILKVLLTILFSVWLSLWLLKPTRTWEKKWREAEEKAMKTVFNYNGLSFAVYTFPFLALAMVGFIYLELKLRTNQMRPERKLISALSNPIVVNRYLGILTGTEILLVFLFVTFLFWTFYAHISNDFKKMMPTKSLKLSMWQYKVLKVATRFGLLAEACLALLLLPILRGMAIFRILGVQFEVSVRYHIWLGTTMITFATLHGAGTFFTWGIKHHIQDEMWNWQPTGRIYLAGEIALAAGLAIWITSLPHIRRKHFEIFYYTHHLYVIFFTFFLFHAGDRHFYMVFPGIFLFVLDKFLRVIQSRPKTCILSARVFPCRAIELTLPKDPKLTYTPASIIFVKIPRISELQWHSFSITSSSSVDHHTMSVIIKSEGWWTNALYNLVSAKPDREADQRRCLPIAVEGPYGSASADFLRYDSLLLVAGGIGITPFLSILQEIASARSNGRRIHPKRVLLIYAVKKTQDVSLLNPVLAQLLNVEQNYLKLKVFVTREFGNQTVGEVLNEVSQVKTIDFDTSTSKYAAYGVENLLWMAAIVGLCSIIFLVLLICFNWSTHFYGEMPSGRVMTVPSSTTDLFLLCSFVIAIICSSLLAIVLRWKRARKELLSFSGTPIETTKPTGVGIDNTLVEHEIHFGGRPDFREVFCKFSNETEGSSVGVFVCGPESMKESVALTCKLSSRAFRVDSQKRKLSVSFHSLNFTL comes from the exons ATGGCAAAAGCTTCTCTCCTTATCCTCAAAGTGCTGCTCACTATTCTGTTTTCTGTTTGGCTTTCCCTTTGGCTTCTTAAGCCGACAAGAACGTGGGAAAAAAAATGGCGAGAAGCCGAAGAAAAAGCAATGAAAACTGTTTTTAACTATAATG GCCTAAGTTTTGCTGTCTATACATTTCCGTTTCTCGCCTTGGCTATGGTTGGATTCATTTACTTGGAACTGAAGCTAAGAACCAACCAAATGAG ACCAGAGAGGAAGTTGATCAGTGCTCTTTCAAATCCCATTGTTGTTAATCGCTATCTTGGCATTTTAACTGGAACTGAGATCCTTCTCGTATTCCTATTTGTCACCTTTCTGTTCTGGACCTTCTATGCTCACATTTCTAATGATTTCAAGAAGATGATGCCAACCAAGTCACTGAAACTGAGTAT GTGGCAATACAAAGTGCTTAAGGTGGCAACCCGCTTTGGTTTGTTGGCAGAAGCCTGCCtggctcttcttcttcttccaattTTAAGAGGGATGGCAATATTTAGGATACTTGGCGTTCAGTTTGAAGTTTCAGTAAGATACCATATCTGGCTGGGGACTACAATGATAACTTTTGCCACACTACATGGTGCTGGCACCTTTTTCACATGGGGGATCAAACACCACATTCAGGATGAG ATGTGGAATTGGCAACCAACAGGTCGAATATACCTTGCTGGGGAGATTGCTCTTGCTGCAGGATTAGCCATTTGGATCACATCACTTCCACATATTAGAAGAAAACATTTTGAGATCTTCTACTACACACACCACCTTTACGTGATCTTCTTTACATTCTTCTTGTTTCATGCTGGAGACCGCCATTTTTATATGGTTTTCCCtggcatttttctttttgtcctcGACAAATTTTTGCGAGTCATACAATCAAGACCTAAAACTTGCATCCTTTCAGCTCGAGTATTCCCATGCAGAGCCATAGAGTTAACTCTGCCAAAAGATCCAA AATTGACTTATACCCCTGCAAGCATCATATTTGTGAAGATACCACGTATTTCTGAGTTGCAGTGGCACTCCTTCAGCATAACTTCAAGTTCTAGTGTTGACCATCACACCATGTCAGTTATAATCAAAAGTGAGGGATGGTGGACAAATGCTCTTTATAATCTAGTCTCAGCCAAGCCAGATAGGGAAGCTGATCAAAGAAGATGTCTTCCAATTGCTGTAGAAGGACCTTATGGATCTGCATCCGCGGACTTCCTAAG ATATGACAGTCTGCTTTTAGTGGCTGGAGGAATTGGGATAACACCATTTCTAAGTATCTTGCAAGAAATTGCCTCTGCACGAAGCAATGGCAGACGTATACACCCCAAGAGAGTACTACTGATATATGCTGTAAAGAAAACTCAAGACGTCTCACTGTTGAATCCAGTTCTGGCTCAGCTACTCAATGTTGAACAAAATTATTTAAAGCTGAAAGTATTTGTGACCCGGGAATTTGGAAACCAAACAGTAGGAGAAGTACTCAATGAGGTCTCTCAAGTTAAAACAATAGATTTTGACACCTCTACCTCTAAATATGCAGCATACGGGGTTGAAAATTTACTGTGGATGGCTGCCATTGTGGGGCTTTGTTCTATTATTTTTCTGGTGCTTCTAATTTGCTTCAACTGGTCCACTCATTTTTATGGTGAAATGCCTTCAGGACGAGTTATGACAGTTCCCTCTTCTACGACGGATCTCTTCCTTCTGTGCTCTTTTGTTATTGCAATCATATGCAGTAGCTTACTAGCAATAGTTTTGAGATGGAAAAGAGCTAGGAAAGAGCTCCTATCTTTCTCAGGTACACCAATTGAAACAACAAAACCTACTGGAGTAGGAATAGATAATACACTGGTGGAACATGAAATCCATTTTGGAGGAAGGCCAGATTTCAGAG AAGTATTCTGCAAATTCTCAAATGAAACTGAAGGTTCTAGTGTTGGAGTCTTCGTATGCGGTCCTGAATCGATGAAAGAGTCTGTGGCATTAACCTGCAAGCTAAGTTCTCGTGCTTTCAGGGTGGATAGTCAAAAAAGAAAGCTATCCGTCAGTTTCCATTCACTAAACTTCACTCTGTAG